The proteins below are encoded in one region of Fulvia fulva chromosome 9, complete sequence:
- a CDS encoding Exonuclease V, translating into MSNDEPVVDATEVINSIESDYGSEPDDDTWDQAFSQSQSQTQPVQTIPRIAIEEVEELEAQILPKDDEAPPSSLRIARIREHLVQAIAGLDDISRQTPSPRSPQRAKSIEIEYDESNRRSFSPLPVEPLVHEPRSPPAEPQPEVPDTRTPIERFRTKPKKTLSVTDIVSPAWCELKYWYSLTKYGRVRRTKAMKQGSKIHKEKEREVHTEVPVEVATKEDQFGLKLWNIIQGLRTLQATGLTRELEVVGLIDGEVIVGIIDELSFNCPDEAMEALLLDTAEGTKSAGKKKKEKPVPADQKTMADYYASSQIGGMLEAQGAWPARRKTQTLYLSDIKTRQSKTLPKADQMRGTQMQLMLYRRLLNDLAANKIDASIIFDRNSLDATKPFSDTFMPALGGIDFQPTQRSLEADDQNDELSFSSQPDHDPLEEILSHNTLTTLWSHMIAELTRVISVTPTTTSISPLLSAEFRASTDGAFIGRKSFAYDADVLDKYVNSEMAWWRGEREACGVDIEEAYKCGICEFAEGCTWRKGKMEEATKKARLRKANQAGLRSKSQN; encoded by the exons ATGTCCAACGATGAGCCCGTCGTGGACGCCACCGAAGTGATCAACAGCATCGAGTCCGACTATGGCTCCGAACCCGACGATGATACCTGGGACCAAGCCTTCTCTCAGTCGCAATCACAGACACAGCCTGTGCAGACTATTCCTCGAATAGCCATCGAAGAAGTGGAAGAGCTCGAGGCGCAGATTCTCCCCAAGGACGATGAAGCACCGCCTTCCAGTCTGCGCATCGCGCGGATACGGGAACATCTTGTGCAAGCAATTGCAGGACTCGACGATATCTCAAGGCAGACACCTTCGCCTCGCAGTCCGCAGCGTGCCAAGTCGATCGAGATCGAATACGACGAGAGCAATAGACGCTCCTTCTCGC CACTCCCCGTCGAGCCTCTAGTACACGAACCACGATCACCACCAGCTGAGCCGCAGCCTGAGGTGCCAGACACGCGAACGCCTATCGAACGCTTTCGAACGAAGCCGAAGAAGACGCTCTCAGTCACAGACATTGTTTCGCCAGCGTGGTGCGAGCTGAAGTACTGGTATAGCTTGACCAAGTATGGCAGGGTACGGCGGACGAAGGCCATGAAGCAGGGCAGCAAGATCCATAAAGAGAAGGAGCGGGAAGTGCATACTGAAGTGCCGGTTGAGGTCGCAACCAAGGAAGATCAGTTTGGCTTGAAGCTGTGGAATATCATACAAGGGCTGCGGACGCTGCAAGCTACCGGTCTGACGAGAGAGCTGGAAGTGGTGGGGCTGATCGATGGAGAGGTCATTGTTGGCATCATTGATGAGCTGTCGTTTAATTGTCCGGATGAAGCTATGGAGGCGTTGCTACTGGACACTGCAGAAGGGACGAAAAGCGCCGgcaagaagaagaaggagaaGCCGGTACCTGCGGATCAGAAGACCATGGCGGACTACTATGCCAGCTCGCAAATCGGGGGCATGCTCGAGGCGCAAGGTGCATGGCCAGCACGTCGAAAGACGCAGACTTTATACCTCTCCGACATCAAGACTCGCCAGTCGAAGACGTTACCGAAAGCCGATCAAATGCGAGGAACTCAGATGCAACTGATGCTTTACCGGCGTCTCCTGAACGACCTTGCCGCGAACAAGATTGACGCAAGCATCATCTTCGACCGCAACTCCCTCGACGCTACCAAGCCCTTCAGTGACACTTTTATGCCAGCCCTTGGTGGTATCGACTTCCAGCCCACACAACGAAGTCTCGAAGCGGACGATCAGAACGACGAACTTAGCTTCAGTTCTCAGCCAGATCACGATCCTCTGGAGGAAATACTATCCCACAACACCCTGACAACGTTGTGGTCACACATGATCGCCGAACTGACCCGCGTCATTTCAGTCACACCCACCACAACCTCCATATCACCTCTCCTCTCAGCAGAGTTCCGTGCTTCGACAGATGGCGCGTTCATCGGGCGAAAAAGCTTTGCATACGACGCGGATGTGCTCGACAAGTACGTCAATTCAGAGATGGCATGGTGGAGAGGTGAGCGGGAAGCTTGTGGTGTTGATATTGAGGAGGCGTACAAATGCGGCATATGCGAATTCGCTGAGGGATGTACGTGGAGGAAAGGGAAGATGGAGGAGGCGACGAAGAAGGCGAGACTAAGGAAGGCCAATCAAGCTGGACTGAGGAGTAAGAGTCAGAATTGA